The genomic region tacctgggaggctaaggcaggagaatcacttgaacctgggaggtggaggttgcagtgagtcaggatcacgccactgcactccagcctggtcgacagggcaagaccccatctcaaaaataaaaataaaaaataaaattgtggtgatggctgcacgctTGTGACTGTACAGAAAGCCACTCATTCAATGGGTGAGTCATATTGTCTATGAATCATGTCTCAGTAAATCTGTTGAGAAAAGTAAGGCTTCATCAAGAAAATTAAACTTTCAGTGTGCGCTTTGTGTGCTGCTGGACACCTGCTGGGGGGAAGAGGTCTGAATCTTGTTGCCCCAGGAAGCTCCCCTTTGTGGCTGGAGCTGATTGGGGACAGGTTCTGAATCAACTGTTTCATGAGAGCTCATTCCCTTCACTCCTGTGCTTTTACAAAAGCCACTTCATTGCTCCACAGGTACCTGCATTTTCTCATCAGTCCCCAGCCGATTTTTATGACTCTTTTAAGATACCTTAGACACAACATCATATTTGAACTTGAGTAACTTTGGTTCCCTATCTAGACACCCAAGTAGAGTTTCCAAATAACCCAGCTTAGGGCACAAAGGGAGTTGAGTTGCATCTTTATTACCCACGCCCTAGCTGTTCACCTCCTTTTAGGAATTTCGTGGTACCATGTAAGacaatgaattatattttaaaaaaccattgtCTTACTTTGTACAATTTGTCTGTGCATGAAATGTGACCAGGGTACATGATTTCTACTAATGAACATCGGTGCTTATGTTCACACAGGTTCACCAGagtggctcaggctggtctccagtggTGAGTTTTCACCTCTTTGCCCTATTTTCACAGTAGTGTGTGGTTGTGTGTACATAATGGGTTTGTGGTTTGTTGGTCAATAGGTATTTATTAGGGTACTTTTCGAGGCACAGAGGATGTGATTAAAACCAGTGATTGGCAGGCTTTTTCTGTAAAGTGTGGGACGGTAAAGATTTTCAGCATGTGGGCCTACATTCCTTGCTGTTGTAGCACAAAAGTAGTAATATGTAACTGAACAACCAGGACAGTAttccaataaaagtttatttacaaacacagatggtgggccagatttggccctgAAGGCCATAGTTTGTAAATCTCTGGTTAAGAGAGTTAaggaggcagggtgcagtggctcacacctgtgatcccagcactttagggggccaagccaggcagatcacttgaggccaggagttcgagaccagcctggccaacatggcgaaatcccatctctactaaagatacaaaaattagccgagcatggtggcacacgcctgtaacactggctactcgggaggctgaggcaggagaattgcttgaacccgggaggcagaggctgcagcaagctgagattgcaccatgcactccagcctgggcaacagagccagacttcatctcaaaaaaatgaaaaataaaaaaataaaagagttaagGAGAtgacatttacttattttagcTGAGTTCCCTGTCATTGCTGTCACTGCAGCCCATGGACATACAGTGCCTCTTTCAAATCCCCCAACAtggtacccttttttttttttccaaaaatgattTAGGAGCAAAGAGTGAATATGCTCATAGGTCACATGGTAGTTTTGTCCTGAAAATGTTTTTTCCAGTCAGAGCTCAAACAGAAGACCTGGGGGAGGGCCTCactgtgtggttttgagtaaAGCGTGTCTTGCCCTCACCCTGTTCCCTCTGCAGTACGTGGAAGACAACCTGGGGGTGATGTCAGTGGGCTTCCTGCTCAGCAGTCCTGATGATGCTGTCATCTGGAGGGGACCCAAGAAAAACGGTTTGccactctgcctttttttgtctCTCACATTCTTCCACGAGCGTTGTGGCTCTTGGCTTTATCTGCTCCCTGTCCTGCCAGTCTCAGCCTGCTGGACTTCGCAGTGTATTATTTTTAACCATCCAGTGCCTCTTTCTTCACTGGTTGAAAAGAGCTAATAGAAATACCAGTTTccattacataattataaatatcTGCTGTGAGTTTTTCTCTCCTTAAAAGCTGTAGAACCCTGgtcgggtgtggtagctcacgcctgtaatcccagcactttgggaggccgaggcagatggatcacctgaggtcaggagttcaagaccagcctcgccgacatggtgaaaccctgtctctaccaaaaacataaaaaattagccgagcatggtggcacgtacctgtaatcccagctactcgagaggctgaggcaggagaacccaggaggcggaggttgcagtgagccaagatcatgccactgcactccagcctgtgtgacagagcgagactttttctcaaaaaaaaaaagctacggaaccctgaaattatttttatcatggtTTTATAGTGGCTTATTTGGGTCAGAGAGGTGAGATCAACAGCAGGTTGATCTGGTACTGAGACTTAAGGTAATAATGTGAAAGTGTTATCAGGGCAAGCTTTAGCCTcagcactattgatattttgaGCCAGGTAAGTCTTTGTTGGGGGAGGAGTAGACCGTGTTATACATCATAGGGTGTTAAACAGTGTCCCTGGCCTTTACCCacaagatgccagtagcaccccctaCTCTATTTGTGACAACCcagaatgtctccagacattgcaaTTCACTCCCAGTTGAGAGCCACTGATTTACAGCATAGACCAAAGGCACAAAAAGATCAGATCATGCTTCTccatgagctgggcacagtggcacacacctgtagtcctagttacttgggaggctgaggtgggaggattgcttgagcctcagagttcagagccaacctgggcaacatagcaagaccccatcctttaaaaaaaaagagggagttgaaagtacagaaaagaaaggaaaagtaagcATCCCCTGTGGATTCCTCTTTCTAGGCATGATCAAGCAGTTCCTCCGAGATGTGGACTGGGGAGAGGTCGACTACCTCATTGTGGACACCCCACCTGGGACGTCGGATGAACACCTCTCGGTCGTCCAGTACCTGGCCGCAGCACACATCGATGGAGCAGTGATCATCACCACTCCCCAGGTGAGCGAGCTGCCAGCTGGAGCTGGGTCCAAACTGTGCTCCACACTGTGAGATTTCTTTCCTACCTGGCTGTGATACTCTGGTCTCACCAAGGCTCTTCCCAGTGTGTGTTCCGCAGCTGCATCCGATGTGGATCTGCAGAAACCTCTTGTTAAAAACTTCAGCCAgcacagtgattcacacctgtaatcccaggactttgggaggctgagatgggaggatcacttgagcccacgagttcgggaccagcctgaaaaacatagcaaaaccccatctctacaaaaaatattttaaaattagccaggcatggtggctcgtgcctgtagttccagctacttgggaggctgaggtaggaggatcatttgagcctggggaaaggagggttgcagtgagccatgatcacaccagtgcagtCCAGCCAGCGCAAgcgagtgaggccttgtctcaaaagataaaaataagaaaaacttcatCTTTGGTCTAGACATTTGCAGCTGACAACCATTcaatgacttgttttttttttagtccatGGATTAAACAATAGTGGGTCAAGAATGCTTTTTGAACTTTCCTTGAGGAAACTAGGGAAACCACCAGTGCAGTTATAATTCATACTGTGCTGCCTGGCCCCGTCAGCCTTGCCGCGTCCATGTGTCAGGTCCCCCAGCCTACAGTGGATTTTCCGTTTACATCCCAGAATGATTTAGGAAATCTCTCCAGTTTTCAACAGAACCAGCTGGGTGCAGATAGGGATTTCGGGATAAGCCACTGGGTGCCTTTGCTTCTTCCGTAGTGACATCCAGTAACCCTCTGTAGCAGTCACCTAGTGGCTGTGCTCCAAGGCCCATGGTGAGCCCGAGCTGAGAGGAGAGCGATAGGAAGTTTCCTCTCTGTAAGCCCTGCAGAGAGCAACTGCAGGCAGGACCATGGTGCTATCCATCTCAGGGGCCCGAGAAACCGAGGGCTCTTCTCCATCTCCACAGTTACGCCTGACTTCTCTTCATGACGTTCTCCTCCACACTTAAGAAAGCCCAGCAAAGGAGGTCTGATTTGATCTCACTGGCCAGAATCAGTCAGGACGACCCATAGTCTCACCTCATCCAGCACTCACTGAGCTCTGACTCTGACATGCCGGGCACCAGGGCAGTAAAAAGGCCTGGCTCTCCCTGGTGGCCCCTGTGGCTCCCTGAGGAACACAGGTGCTGGACACAGGGATGAGGGTACAGCCAATGGAGTGGCAGGCCCAGCGGCCCTGGGAAGGGTGTCTGGGTCAGAAAATGGTGCAAGATTCATGTCCACCCTGGCATCCTGCAGAGAGGGGACATGGGGACGCACGGAGGAGCAGGACACCAGCTGGGACCCTGGACAGGAGGGAGGATGGCCTGGCCCGGGTGATGGCAGTGGAGAGAAAGTGGATTTGTCCTTAGGAATGTTTTCtgtcccatttttaaaaagtggttggtgctgggcacactggctcatgtctgtaatcccagcactttgggaggccaaggcagacagattacttgaggtcaggagttcgagaccagactggccaacatggcaaaaccctgtctctaccaaaaaaatacaaaaattagccaggcgtggtggtgggcacctgtaatcccagctacttgggaggctgaggcgggagaattgcttgaatccgggagacagaggttgcagtaagccgagatcgcgccactgcactccagcctgggcgacagagcaagactctgtctcaaaaaaagaaagaaatgagagactGAGTCGCAGCCCATTGACCTTCTAGCTGAACGCCCCTTCCTCCGCATCCCAGCCTCAGTGTCAAGAGCCAAACAGGCATCTCAGGAAAAGAACAGGCCCAAAGCTGCGAGCCTTTCGGGCTCATGTGAGTGGTGAAGCCCCAGGTGCTAAGGAGTCACTACACCTGACAGTGACAAGCCACAGCAGGACTTGGGTACAGGGATCTGTGATAACATAAACTGAGGAAAATAGGGAGTTACTGAGCGGTGTTTATACACAGTAATCACACTGGAAAAACTCAGAGTTGAGAAGGAAATGCAAAGTTGTCCACATTGGGCAGTATTCCTTATTTCCTTTTAGTCAGTTGTTTGTGTTTATAATTATCTAgagcagggattggcaaacttttctgtaaagggccagataggaAGTAGGCGTTGCGGACCCCACGGTCCCTGTCCCAGCCCCTTAGCCATGCCACTGTGGCATGAAGCAGCCACAGACAGTGCCTAGAGGGATGGGCATGGCTGGTTCCAGAggaactttatttataaaaccagCCAGATTCAGCCCCCAGGCTGGGGTTTGCCAAGCTCTGGTCTAGAAAACAGTGCACACACTGGCttaatatagtatagtataggGACATGGAGCATGTAGATGTGTTAAAAGGTCATTTTCAgataggcacagtggctcacgcctctaaccctaacactctgggaggccaaggcaggaagatcacttcacaccaggagcttaagaccagtctgggcaacaaccatctctataaaaaattaaaaagttagccaggcggagtagcacatgcctgtagtcccagctactccggaggctgaggcaggaggattgcctgagcccaggaggtcgaggctgcagtgagcaatgattatgccactgcactccagactgggcagcagtgagatcctgtctctaaaaaaaaaaagtcattttcttttagGTTGATTTCTTGCTATTTGGCTGTGTGGGAAGTAAATAGCACCTCGAACAAACAGGGCTTAGCACtagtaggcactaaataaatatgGATTTGGCAGAGGGcatatattagttcattttcacactgctgtaaagaactgcctgagactgggtaacctataagggaaagaggtttcattgattcacagttctgcatggctgggaaggccccaggaaacttaacaatcatggtggaaggcaaagcaggcACATGTTACACAGTGGCagcagtgagagagagagtgtgtaggaggaactgtcaaacacttacaaaaccatcagatctcctgaaaactcactatggagaacagcatgggggaaactgcccccatgatccaatcacctcccaccaggaacTGCCTGTTCCTGTAGGGATGTAGGGATggtggggattacagttcgagctgagatttggatggggacacggAGCCCAACCCTATCAGGGCAGAAACCTCTAAGGCTTTATGATCGCAGATCCACTGCATTGCAGCCATCCCCTCGGTTGCACAGACATTCCCTTTCTCGCACTTTGATGCTGGAATCACTGGTCTTTTCACCTTCGTAGGAGGTGTCACTCCAGGATGTCCGGAAAGAAATCAACTTCTGCCGCAAGGTGAAGCTGCCCATCATCGGGGTGGTGGAGAACATGAGTGGCTTCATCTGTCCTAAGTGCAAGGTGAGGGCGCGTGGGGCTGCCAGGCGAGCCCAACAAGATCTTGCTCTCATGGTTGAGGAAATGATCGGAAGGCTGCTCTGCAAACTATTTCTGCTTTCCCCGTCATTTTGGGAAGTGGAATCACAATTAAAATCCCTTTCTGCTGACTAAAGGAAAGTTCTTTAGGTGTTAAGGGTTCCACATTCAaactaagccttttttttttttttaagttactttaaaatgtgGTCCATCCTTGTGATTCTgcaaaaaaattatgtttcctcCCCTTTGAATTTGCCTTGCAGAAAGAATCTCAGATATTCCCTCCCACGACCGGGGGTGCGGAGCTCATGTGCCAGGACTTGGAGGTCCCTCTCCTCGGCAGAGTGCCCCTGGATCCACTCATAGGTGGGTGACCCCAGTGTGGGGCGGGACCTCACTCCTCGCAGCCCCACAGGCATGGGTCTGGCACAACAGGGGGCGACTATGGAGAGGGGCAATGGAAGGAGGAGGGTCAATGGGGCGCTGGAGCCAGACCCACCCTCCAGCTGGCACCCCAAGAGGCCACCGGGAGAGAGGCCGAGACCCCTGCGGGCAGGTAGCGGGAGCAAGCAGGCCTCAGGCAGAGGGGTGAGGCCTGGAAGAATGGGGTAGAAGttggtgagggtggtggtggcaggGGACTGAGGAGGGCACCCGATAGAGGGGCGGCTCCAGGGGATGCACATGGCGTCCAGGTTACAGAGGAAGGCGGCCTGAGGTGAAAATCCCTTAGGAAGGGGCCGGGCCTCCTGTGCCCGGAGAAGCCAGCACGGCACAGATGAGGCCCCTTTGCCTCCAGCACCGGGACAGACCGGAACGCGGATCACTGGCCTGCGAGCAGGGGCCAAGTTCCCAGAAAATGCTCTTCTTAAGTACGTGGGTCTCCCAGGATCCCAAGAGATGCCCACTCCCTGAGTGGCCCTGAGGCTGAAGgagggacggggtttcacgtcTCCACCCACACGCCCGCCGGGCGCCCACTCGCCGCGGGGCGCTGGGCAGGGACTACACTCGAAGCTGCTCCCCCAGGAGGCTACTGTACCCCAGGACGGCGGAGCTGGGCGGGCCTCCGTTACTGGGGCCCTGCAGTGGGGCTCCTGCGGGGCGTCCAGCACTCGCCTTTAGGTCTGAGgggagaacagagagagaaggCTGGAGGGGAGGCCGGGATCCAGCAGTGCCGGCTGCACCCATGCCTCGGAACTTCCACTCCATTTGTCAGGGAACCAAGGCCAGTGCGAGGTGTCTGTGCGGGGACAGGAGAGAGGGGCCGGGCGGGTGAAGTATGGCCTGGCCAGGAGAGGGTGGGGGCCGCGTGCTTGGGGAGAGGGCGGGGCCCGTGGAGAGCCTGGAGGCGGGGAGGGCGGAGGCCACATGGGGAGCCTTGGGGAAGGGCTGCATGGGGAGAATGGGAGCCTGTGGGAAACGACTGTCAGTGTCAGTGAGTGTCAGTGTCATGTGCCTGGGAACAGGAGGCTCAGGAGTGGCTGCCCTGGGATAGGGGTTCAGGATGAGGCCCTGGGTTCCAGCGTTGGTGTAGAAAGGAAGGGACACACACAAGAGAGAAAGTGACGGCATCTGAGGGTCAAGGTTGTCCCTGCTGCCAGTACAAGTCACCTGGAGGAGGGTCTGTCCCTCAGAGACAGTGAAGCAGGGGTGGTAGAGGGAGGCCGGGCCCTCTGGGGTGCTGCGGCTAAGGGGCTCGGGGGCTCAGGTTGTCAGCAGGTTCTGGGGTCCGTCAGGAGAAGGTGGTTCATGTCTGTGCAGTTGAGTTTTGAAGCCACAGGACATGGACAGGATTGCCAAGGGGCCGTGCAGAAAGCGGGAGCCAGGAGGACAGTGTTGGGGGACGGCTGCCTCAAGGAAGTGGTGGGGGGGTAGGGTGCGAGGGCCACTCTGAAGATGGGAACAGCCCGGGAGAACGCCAGAGACCCCATGTGCCCAGGAGGCTGTGTCCCCAAATCCTTTTTCCCTTATTCCCACATCCCACAATACTTCTCTGGCATGTGATTTCCCCAACAACATGCAGAAAAGTACAGCTGCTTTCTCAACCTTCCCCAGCATCATAAAACACTCACCAGGCAGCTTTTGCAGTGGCCGGAAGTGGTGATGAGAGCTGCCCTCTGAGGCCCCTGGAGGCAGTTGGGCTGCATGAATGGATGTGACTGGGGACAGGAGCTTGCAGCAGCCCAGGGCACATCCATTCCTGCCAGCCTGCACCTCTGCCACAGTTCAGCTCTGCCGAGATGGGATTGGTGGGCAGGACGTTTGTCAGGGGAAACATCTGTGGGAGAAAATGACAAGGGAGAGCGTTAGCCCACGATGAAGGAGCGGGGGAAGGAACATATCAGCCCGAAAGAGCATCACGGCCCATAGGAGTATCTCAGCCCTCAAGAGCATCTCAGCCCATGGGAGCATCCCAGCCCAAGGGAGTATCTCAGCCCACAGGAGTATCTCAGGCCACGGGAGCATCCCAACTCAAAGGAGCATCTCAGCCCACAGGAGTACCTCAGCCCACGGGAGCATCCCAGCCCAAAGGAGCATCTCAGCCCACTGGAGCATCTCAGCCCATGGGAGCATCTTAGCCTGCTGGAGCACCTCAGTGTACTTTGCTTTTTAGCATCTCAGTCTGCTGGAGTATTTGTCTATTGGAGCATCTCAGTCTGCTGGAGTGTGGCAGTCTATTGGAGCATCTCATTCTGCTGGAGTATGCCAGTCTGTTGGAGCATCTCAGTCTGCTGGAGTATGTCAGTCTATTGGAGCATCTCAGTCTGCTGGAGTATTTGTCTATTGGAGAATCTCAGTCTGCTGGAGTATTTGTCTATTGGAGCATCTCAGTCTGCTGGAGTATTTGTCTATTGGAGCATCTCAGTCTGCTGGAGTATGTCAGTCTATTGGAGCATCTCAGTCTGCTGGAGTATGTCAGTCTGTTGGAGCATCTCAGTCTGCTGGAGTATGTCAGTCTATTGGAGCATCTCAGTCTGCTGGAGTATGTCAGTCTGTTGGAGCATCTGTCTGCTGGAGTGTCTTGGCTGCTGTCGAGGAAAGCTGGGCACAGCCACCAGGGCATTCCTGAGCCCACTTACCCATCAGAGGGGCTGCATCTCCCAGAAGCGTGCCTGCCCGAGTGCCATGCTCGTCTCAGTCACTAGCTAGGAGCAGCCTGGGAGTGGCATTGCCTCAACACAAACGTGGTGGTGGATTTTGGAGCATGGCAGCTGCTGCCAGAGATCCAAGAGGTGTGTCCTTATGGCCATCACAATTGCCACATTTTCCAAGGTTTAATGAAGAGCTAGAAATCTATATCCTTACCCAAAGTCTCCTGATTACTAAATGATAGCAACTAACTCCattaagtacacacacacacacacacacgcacacacacacacacaaccatgctctagcctgggcaacacaggaagatacctcatctctaaaaaaaaaaaaaaaaaaaaaaaaaaaaaggaaaaaattcacccagtgtggtggcgtgtgcctgtggtcccagctactcaggaggctgagttagcaggatcacttgagcccagggaggttgaggttgcagtgagccctgatcacaccactgcactccagcctgggcaacagagcaagaacctgtctccaaaaaaaattttaaaatggcatgcTTGCTGACCCACCCAAATATGTCCACGGGCCCAGCCACAGGCCTGCCCTTGCCATTGTCTGACAGATCAGGAAGTGACCTTGGGCTATTAGATCCTGATACGGCTTTTCTTCCAAAGAGccagcaacctccatcttcccacctccctcACGCCAAGCCCTGGCATTGGCCCTGGTCTTTCCTTTCAGGGCCACTTTTCACAAAGAAACAAAGTTCCAGGTGGTTCACAAGAGCTCATTTCAAAGCAGAGGAGCCACCAGTGACAGCTGCGAGGCTCATTCTGAGCTGAGAACATTAAGTGCCTTCTAGTGGGCATGGTCCTGTGTGTCAAATGGCACATTGCAGAAGCTCACCTTGAGGGGAAGCCACAGATAGCAAGGCCAGGGAGTGCCAGAAAGGAAGGGGTGGTTAACACTGCCACACACCCAAGAGGGTGAAGCATGAGGGCCAAGTGACAGACACGCATCTGGCAAGGTCACTGGGGACAGAGTGGGGGCAAACCCACCTTCCTAGGAACAGACAGGAAGGCATGAGGACAGCACTTCAGTCTCCTCTGGGGACATGGTGGCAAAGAGTTACAGATGCCAGCGCTCTGGTGCTATGGGTCCTGGCCCCGGTGTGCTGAGGATCACAGGAAGGGCTGGCCTCAGAGCCCTGCTCCGCCACCACTAGCTGTGGGACTTGGGCTAGTCATTTCCGCTCTCAGCCTCGATGGCCCCGTGTGTAAAATGCAGGTGACAGTGGTGCCTAGTGAGAGGGATCTGCCAGGGTGGGGTGAGAGGATGCCTGGGATCTCTTGGAACAGGGCTGTGCTCACACCAGCTGTTCTAATAATGCTGCCCGTTCTTGGAGAGGTGGGAGCCCGGGGGAAATGCAGTTAGGAAGGGAAAACACTAGAGCATATATGTgtgttgggggctggggagcCCTCTGGGGAAGGGAGACCTGGGTGAAAGTCAGGGACAGAAAGTAGCCCCAGCATGACAATTCTGGGATCCCCAACCTCCCAGGTCTGGCCCAGCGAACGTGCACTCGGGGGCCTCCCTAGCGAGTTCCACATGGTCTCACGGGCCCAGCGTTAACGGCGGAGgctgtccaggttcttggtgtctGGAacaaaaaactggacaaaatgcacaaagaaaggaaggaaggaagggatttattgaaaatgaaagtcagCTCCACGGTGTGGGAAGAGAACGGGCCTGAGAATAGGGGCTCAAAGGCCCCATTACAGAGTTTTTGtgtttaaataccctctacttGAGGTACGCCCTATATAAACGaaaaggatgaagtaaagttacaaagtcatttacggCATACGTCCTATGGAGACGACATTTCCTATTATGGCTCCAGTGCGaattggccttatgttccctgcctctgGACCCTATTTTCCTGACTCACTGGGCCATATGGGCTCCCCATCTCCCACCAACCCCTCCCACAGGCTTCTTCCCCGACTTGGACTTCCCTGTCCCACAGGGCGACACAGTAGTGAAGTTGAGGAAATGATGAGTGCTAGGTAGGAACCCCTCCTGGGGTTCACCTGAGGCTGGTGACCGGCCATGGGCAGTGCAGTCACTTGCCTGTTTCGCCAGCAGCTCAGGGCTGGGGAGTGGGCAGAGCAAGCTGATGGCAGGTCCACCCACGACTGGGGGCTGGCAGGGCAGACTGGAGGCGAGAACACCCCCATTGACCCCAAGCCCCTTGTGTCCTGTCCACCTGGCTCTGGGATAACATGGTCCTAGAGAAACCTGGGTGTGCATAGGAGGGGACTGGAACAATGGCCACATGGCAGGGAAAGACTAGCAGACTGATAGACACCAGCACAGATGACCTGGAAGATAAAATTATACACAGACAAAGCAGCAGGCAGAATGTGTGTGTCATGTGCTCCCATTCGTATTTTAGGTATatgagagtgtgtgtatgtgtgtgtgcacacatgcgaGCGTGCACATTTATATGCGCATAATCTTTCTGGAAAGACACCTAGAACACTAGTAGCCCTTTTCGGACTTGGCCTTTTATGCCATATCCTTTTGCATTCTGTACTTTTTTTAACCATGTGCATTCATGATCCTTTCACTCAAAAGCTAATCTCTTAAAATGCAGACTCCTGGGCCCATGTGGAAGCTGCTGAATCAGTTCTCTGTAGGGCCCTGGAACCTGCATTTTCTGTGCACCACCTGATTATTTAGCCACGCTGAAATGCTGGCTGGGGACCCTGCTGGAAGGAAGGTCCCTGAGGCCCCACTGGTCTTTTCTACTTTGTTCTTCATTACGAGTGGAGTGGGCTCAAGATCTTCCCATTGTCACCAGCACGGAAAGAGCCCCAAGATCTTGTGGCCACTCTGTTTTCCTCTTGGACTGAATTGTCTTccgtttgtttcttttttaaggtaAGAATTGTGACAAAGGCCAGTCTTTTTTCATTGACGCCCCAGATTCCCCAGCCACGTTAGCCTACAGAAGTATAATTCAGAGTAAGTATTTCCATGAGTACTAAACGCAGATGCCTGTGGGGCAGGAAGCAACATAAAGGAGCCAGGGGTGTGGAAGGACAGGTGGGTGGTGGGGTCTGTGATGACCACAGAGTGGCCCCCATAGCCGAGGAAGCCAGGAGTCCATGAGAAATCTCTCAATGTGTGAGTATTGTGAATTAATTCATAGTTTAAAAAACATGGTGAGGGTGAAATTTATGGCTTAGGAAATACA from Pan troglodytes isolate AG18354 chromosome 18, NHGRI_mPanTro3-v2.0_pri, whole genome shotgun sequence harbors:
- the NUBP1 gene encoding cytosolic Fe-S cluster assembly factor NUBP1 isoform X2, with product MEEVPHDCPGADSAQAGRGASCQGCPNQRLCASGAGATPDPAIGEIKEKMKTVKHKILVLSGKGGVGKSTFSAHLAHGLAEDENTQIALLDIDICGPSIPKIMGLEGEQVHQSGSGWSPVYVEDNLGVMSVGFLLSSPDDAVIWRGPKKNGMIKQFLRDVDWGEVDYLIVDTPPGTSDEHLSVVQYLAAAHIDGAVIITTPQEVSLQDVRKEINFCRKVKLPIIGVVENMSGFICPKCKKESQIFPPTTGGAELMCQDLEVPLLGRVPLDPLIGIQEFCNLHQSKEENLISS
- the NUBP1 gene encoding cytosolic Fe-S cluster assembly factor NUBP1 isoform X4; this encodes MEEVPHDCPGADSAQAGRGASCQGCPNQRLCASGAGATPDPAIGEIKEKMKTVKHKILVLSGKGGVGKSTFSAHLAHGLAEDENTQIALLDIDICGPSIPKIMGLEGEQVHQSGSGWSPVYVEDNLGVMSVGFLLSSPDDAVIWRGPKKNGMIKQFLRDVDWGEVDYLIVDTPPGTSDEHLSVVQYLAAAHIDGAVIITTPQEVSLQDVRKEINFCRKVKLPIIGVVENMSGFICPKCKKESQIFPPTTGGAELMCQDLEVPLLGRVPLDPLIGKNCDKGQSFFIDAPDSPATLAYRSIIQRIQEFCNLHQSKEENLISS
- the NUBP1 gene encoding cytosolic Fe-S cluster assembly factor NUBP1 isoform X1 translates to MEEVPHDCPGADSAQAGRGASCQGCPNQRLCASGAGATPDPAIGEIKEKMKTVKHKILVLSGKGGVGKSTFSAHLAHGLAEDENTQVHQSGSGWSPVYVEDNLGVMSVGFLLSSPDDAVIWRGPKKNGMIKQFLRDVDWGEVDYLIVDTPPGTSDEHLSVVQYLAAAHIDGAVIITTPQEVSLQDVRKEINFCRKVKLPIIGVVENMSGFICPKCKKESQIFPPTTGGAELMCQDLEVPLLGRVPLDPLIGKNCDKGQSFFIDAPDSPATLAYRSIIQRIQEFCNLHQSKEENLISS
- the NUBP1 gene encoding cytosolic Fe-S cluster assembly factor NUBP1 isoform X3 encodes the protein MEEVPHDCPGADSAQAGRGASCQGCPNQRLCASGAGATPDPAIGEIKEKMKTVKHKILVLSGKGGVGKSTFSAHLAHGLAEDENTQVHQSGSGWSPVYVEDNLGVMSVGFLLSSPDDAVIWRGPKKNGMIKQFLRDVDWGEVDYLIVDTPPGTSDEHLSVVQYLAAAHIDGAVIITTPQEVSLQDVRKEINFCRKVKLPIIGVVENMSGFICPKCKKESQIFPPTTGGAELMCQDLEVPLLGRVPLDPLIGIQEFCNLHQSKEENLISS
- the NUBP1 gene encoding cytosolic Fe-S cluster assembly factor NUBP1 isoform X5 — translated: MEEVPHDCPGADSAQAGRGASCQGCPNQRLCASGAGATPDPAIGEIKEKMKTVKHKILVLSGKGGVGKSTFSAHLAHGLAEDENTQIALLDIDICGPSIPKIMGLEGEQVHQSGSGWSPVYVEDNLGVMSVGFLLSSPDDAVIWRGPKKNGMIKQFLRDVDWGEVDYLIVDTPPGTSDEHLSVVQYLAAAHIDGAVIITTPQEVSLQDVRKEINFCRKVKLPIIGVVENMSGFICPKCKVRIVTKASLFSLTPQIPQPR